A genomic segment from Nitrospirota bacterium encodes:
- a CDS encoding AbrB/MazE/SpoVT family DNA-binding domain-containing protein — MLAAKVTSKGQITIPKQVRDKLGIEPGEGISFVEKNGIFYIKKAVQESPFDKWVGKLKTLKGKKSDAITDELRGR; from the coding sequence ATGCTGGCGGCAAAGGTTACATCCAAAGGACAGATAACAATCCCCAAGCAAGTGAGGGATAAGCTCGGAATTGAACCGGGAGAGGGGATAAGTTTTGTTGAAAAAAACGGTATTTTTTATATTAAAAAAGCAGTTCAAGAATCCCCTTTTGATAAATGGGTTGGAAAACTGAAAACACTTAAGGGTAAAAAATCTGATGCAATAACTGATGAACTGAGGGGCAGATGA
- a CDS encoding ATP-dependent helicase: protein MEEINNSRKFDEILNSTAKRICVIAGPGSGKTTGILIPKAKQIITDSNVAPKNVLLLTFSRLSAIDLQNKVKSLEKVPRASTLHSFCLSFLLTEDNHEIRKRVNSIILDFEKKIMISDLKLIFPQKDKKKLRIMLDEFSAGWAIKPHDDVFNEDDEKRQFKAAILNWLSEQEAAMMEEIAYHAVDLATKIDSEFIAEPQYIFVDEYQDLNELEQRFIEILAKSSQLLVVVGDPDQSIYSFKFAYPVGITKFADKDSTENHALPFSGRCSTKILDLANKLLIQSDPTKKRLKPLPNAMTGEVQLFQKQYQDEEFEEILTLVDSRLNSGASPKDILVLAPRKKLGIDFVKFATAKRENDHMQGNLVFRFAVKDAFTDREAESISLLGIIANPDGLLHIRAYLGVGDDNHFANEIKEIKQKYGGLKNAVQSVNPNDFDKKKKRVHHVCGKLIRLKGIVDSYKNEVSIEKVLDDLFPDSVQELLEIRQILFSLKEADDTIKSLYSKFTDYTRTLHFDDNTIRVMTLMASKGLEADHVFILGCNDGNIPGKNRSVHLTDHEHKQEQRRLLYVGITRAKKTLAISWSRYLPFRQTKGHHTASIGTVKREGKTYSRVGLSEFLQDIGL, encoded by the coding sequence ATGGAAGAGATCAATAATAGCAGAAAATTTGATGAAATCCTAAATTCAACCGCAAAACGAATTTGTGTTATTGCCGGTCCCGGAAGCGGCAAGACAACTGGTATCTTAATTCCTAAAGCCAAACAAATAATTACAGATTCAAACGTAGCACCAAAAAATGTGCTCCTTCTGACATTTTCGAGATTATCAGCGATTGATCTTCAGAATAAGGTTAAGAGTCTGGAAAAAGTGCCAAGAGCTTCAACGTTACATTCCTTCTGTTTGTCCTTTTTATTGACTGAAGACAATCATGAAATTAGAAAACGAGTTAACTCAATAATCCTGGATTTCGAAAAAAAGATAATGATTTCTGATCTCAAATTGATATTCCCACAAAAAGACAAGAAGAAACTGCGAATAATGCTTGACGAATTCAGTGCTGGTTGGGCCATCAAACCGCACGATGATGTATTTAATGAGGATGATGAAAAAAGACAATTTAAAGCAGCAATCCTAAATTGGCTTAGTGAGCAGGAAGCAGCCATGATGGAGGAAATAGCCTATCATGCTGTTGATCTGGCTACTAAAATAGATTCTGAATTTATTGCTGAACCTCAATATATTTTTGTCGATGAGTATCAAGATCTGAATGAGTTAGAGCAGAGGTTCATCGAAATACTGGCAAAATCATCACAGCTTCTGGTGGTAGTTGGTGATCCAGATCAATCTATCTACAGTTTTAAGTTCGCATATCCCGTCGGGATCACTAAATTTGCTGACAAAGATAGTACAGAAAATCATGCCTTGCCTTTTTCTGGAAGATGCTCCACAAAAATACTCGATCTCGCAAATAAACTACTTATACAATCTGATCCGACAAAAAAAAGGTTAAAGCCTCTTCCTAATGCTATGACTGGTGAAGTCCAATTATTTCAGAAACAATATCAAGATGAAGAGTTCGAAGAAATACTGACATTAGTTGATTCGAGATTGAACTCCGGCGCCTCGCCGAAAGATATTCTTGTTTTGGCCCCTCGGAAGAAATTAGGCATAGATTTTGTGAAATTCGCCACTGCTAAGAGAGAAAACGATCATATGCAGGGGAATCTTGTATTTCGCTTTGCAGTTAAAGACGCGTTCACAGATAGAGAAGCAGAAAGTATATCGCTTTTAGGCATTATTGCTAATCCAGATGGTTTGCTACATATCAGAGCTTATTTAGGAGTGGGAGACGACAATCATTTTGCAAATGAGATTAAGGAAATAAAACAGAAATATGGTGGACTTAAAAATGCAGTTCAATCTGTTAATCCAAATGATTTTGATAAAAAGAAGAAAAGAGTCCATCATGTGTGCGGGAAACTGATCAGACTTAAAGGAATCGTTGATTCGTACAAAAATGAGGTTTCTATCGAAAAGGTGCTGGATGATTTATTCCCAGATTCTGTTCAAGAACTTTTAGAAATTAGGCAAATATTATTTTCTCTTAAGGAAGCCGATGATACGATCAAAAGTCTTTACTCAAAGTTTACTGATTACACAAGAACGCTGCATTTTGATGATAACACAATTAGAGTAATGACCCTAATGGCTTCTAAAGGATTAGAAGCTGATCACGTTTTTATTTTAGGGTGTAATGATGGCAACATCCCAGGCAAGAATCGTTCAGTTCATTTAACTGACCATGAACACAAGCAAGAACAACGACGTTTGCTTTATGTTGGCATTACAAGGGCTAAAAAGACTTTGGCTATAAGTTGGAGCCGGTATTTACCATTCAGGCAAACAAAAGGCCATCATACTGCAAGTATAGGGACAGTTAAAAGAGAAGGGAAAACCTATAGTAGAGTTGGTCTATCAGAATTTTTGCAGGATATCGGCTTATGA
- a CDS encoding TaqI-like C-terminal specificity domain-containing protein, with product MNRHEAVRLIQETFNNSFDEDRFRLFTKNLFNELDESKAFAYYGQYIPDAFKDHIRQYKRIGKYTDPGETELDVLVVYLKKESSLERARTMQRNFVAHYLKNRGEKDAAIVAFCTDGLEDWRFSFVRMDYRTIQTESGKVKVKEDLTPARRYSFLVGSNEPNHTAQQQLVPILEDDRNNPTLADIEHAFNIESITKEFFNRYKDLFLKVKDELDNVVAIDQKIKTEFESKYIDTANFAKKLLGQIVFLYFIQKKGWLGVGKDRTWGTGPRNFMRRLFEKEIVSYDNFFDDILEPLFYEALAIDRGEVSFYSRFNCKIPFLNGGLFEPINGYNWEETDILLKNETVREILDTFDLYNFTVREDEPLEREVAVDPEMLGKVFENLLEVKDRKSKGTYYTPREIVHYMCQESLINYLDTSINDNIDDTADVSSSSITPPSPPLNLRGGREGLQKDAGQAGMTHRTSEAESNKLIPREDIEAFIRRGDFAINNDLAKEQGTKSYAYKMPESIRNNAELFDDKLAAIKICDPAIGSGAFPVGIMHEIVRARETLTTYIGESRSRTPYNFKRHAIQESIYGVDIDPGAVDIAKLRLWLSLVVDEDDFKTIKPLPNLDYKIVCGDSLSTVNILFHHAELKELERLKGKYFEETNPRKKIQFKEDIDNLISEITNNDKHFDFKVYFSEVFHQNEGFDIVLANPPYVRHETIKELKPELKKEFGDFYCGTADIYTYFYKKGIDLLKSCGHLCFIAPNKFMRAGYGKNTRKLLATEVKPKVIIDFCDLPIFDATTYPSIILVEKMPFVGAALCGRPDLINQQPPKEGQPHRVAPTKTELLAATFTDAAQLERLEETLSIIGFPMPVSALKEEGWNLERTEVLALMEKLRKVGTPLGKYVQGRFYRGILTGLNEAFVIDERTKQLLISEDPKSEGLIKPWLRGKDIKKWKAEWAGLYVINIPSSANHHWQWSDEKTEGKAKKIFAQAYPAIYKHLSQWQDKLIKRDDQGKFWWELRSCVYYKEFQQTKIIYPNITKTNIFAFDTTGILTNQKCFIIPTNDLYLLAVLNSKLATRWFFSTLPLLRGGFFEPSAIFMQHFPVALASDNQKNLIIECVQKILENRDSPDAPCLEAEINRLVYDLYGLTPEEIEIIEGH from the coding sequence ATGAACAGACATGAAGCGGTCAGATTAATACAGGAGACATTCAATAATTCTTTTGATGAGGACAGGTTCAGGCTTTTCACAAAGAACCTTTTTAATGAGCTGGATGAGTCAAAAGCCTTTGCATATTACGGACAGTATATTCCCGATGCTTTCAAAGACCATATAAGACAGTATAAGAGAATCGGTAAATATACTGATCCCGGAGAGACCGAACTCGACGTTTTAGTCGTCTATTTAAAGAAAGAATCATCGCTTGAGCGTGCCCGAACCATGCAGAGAAACTTTGTGGCCCACTATCTGAAGAATCGCGGGGAGAAGGACGCGGCAATAGTCGCTTTCTGTACTGACGGGCTGGAAGACTGGCGTTTTTCATTCGTCCGCATGGATTACAGGACAATACAGACAGAGAGCGGCAAGGTCAAGGTTAAGGAAGATTTAACCCCTGCGAGAAGATACTCTTTTCTGGTCGGCAGTAACGAGCCGAACCACACCGCCCAGCAGCAACTTGTCCCCATTCTGGAAGATGACAGGAATAATCCGACACTTGCAGATATCGAACATGCCTTTAACATCGAGTCTATAACCAAAGAATTTTTTAACAGGTATAAAGACCTTTTCCTGAAAGTGAAAGACGAGCTGGATAATGTAGTTGCCATTGACCAAAAAATAAAGACAGAATTCGAGAGCAAGTATATTGACACTGCCAATTTTGCCAAAAAGCTCCTCGGCCAGATTGTTTTCCTTTATTTCATTCAGAAAAAGGGCTGGCTGGGTGTCGGTAAAGACAGGACATGGGGTACCGGACCGAGAAACTTCATGCGGAGGCTTTTTGAGAAAGAGATCGTAAGCTACGATAATTTCTTCGATGATATTCTCGAACCTCTGTTCTATGAAGCCCTTGCAATAGACAGAGGAGAAGTATCGTTTTACAGCCGGTTCAACTGCAAGATCCCTTTTCTGAACGGCGGCTTGTTTGAGCCGATTAATGGTTACAACTGGGAAGAGACAGATATTCTTCTTAAGAACGAGACCGTCAGAGAGATCCTCGATACCTTTGACCTTTACAATTTTACCGTCCGGGAAGACGAACCGCTTGAAAGAGAAGTGGCCGTTGACCCTGAAATGCTCGGAAAGGTTTTCGAGAACCTGCTTGAGGTCAAAGACCGAAAATCAAAAGGGACCTATTACACACCCCGTGAGATTGTCCACTACATGTGCCAGGAAAGCCTCATCAATTATCTCGACACGTCAATAAATGACAATATCGACGACACGGCAGATGTCTCTTCTTCGTCCATAACCCCACCTTCACCTCCCCTTAACTTAAGGGGAGGACGGGAGGGGTTACAGAAGGATGCCGGACAAGCCGGCATGACGCACAGAACAAGCGAAGCAGAATCTAATAAGTTGATACCTCGTGAAGACATTGAAGCCTTTATCAGAAGAGGCGATTTTGCAATAAACAACGATCTTGCGAAAGAGCAAGGAACAAAATCATATGCCTACAAAATGCCTGAGAGCATCCGAAACAATGCGGAACTCTTTGATGACAAGCTGGCAGCCATAAAAATTTGTGACCCGGCCATCGGGTCAGGGGCATTTCCCGTCGGCATAATGCATGAGATTGTTCGGGCAAGAGAAACATTAACGACATACATTGGAGAAAGTAGAAGTAGGACTCCGTATAATTTTAAGCGCCATGCTATCCAGGAGTCGATCTACGGCGTTGACATTGACCCGGGTGCCGTAGATATAGCGAAACTCCGGCTTTGGCTCTCTCTTGTTGTTGATGAAGATGACTTCAAGACCATAAAGCCTTTGCCGAACCTTGATTATAAAATCGTCTGCGGAGATTCCCTTTCGACTGTAAACATTCTTTTCCACCATGCAGAACTTAAGGAACTCGAAAGACTTAAAGGGAAATATTTTGAAGAAACAAATCCAAGAAAGAAAATCCAGTTTAAAGAAGACATCGACAACCTCATAAGCGAGATCACGAATAATGACAAGCATTTTGACTTTAAGGTGTATTTCAGCGAAGTTTTTCATCAAAATGAAGGATTCGACATTGTTCTCGCGAATCCTCCATACGTACGCCACGAAACCATCAAGGAGTTGAAACCGGAGCTAAAGAAGGAATTCGGCGATTTCTATTGCGGAACGGCAGACATTTATACTTATTTCTATAAGAAAGGAATCGATCTGCTTAAATCATGTGGTCATCTCTGCTTCATAGCGCCGAACAAATTTATGCGGGCCGGCTACGGCAAGAATACCCGAAAGCTGCTTGCGACTGAAGTCAAGCCGAAGGTAATCATAGATTTTTGCGACCTCCCGATATTCGACGCAACGACGTATCCGTCAATAATATTGGTTGAGAAAATGCCTTTTGTAGGGGCGGCCCTATGTGGCCGCCCTGATTTGATTAATCAACAACCACCAAAAGAAGGGCAACCACACAGGGTTGCCCCTACAAAAACGGAATTACTTGCCGCAACATTTACCGATGCGGCTCAATTGGAACGGTTGGAAGAAACCCTGTCAATCATCGGATTCCCAATGCCTGTTTCAGCGTTGAAGGAAGAAGGCTGGAATCTTGAAAGAACCGAGGTTTTAGCGTTGATGGAAAAGCTGCGCAAGGTTGGAACACCTCTTGGTAAATATGTGCAGGGACGGTTTTATCGGGGCATATTGACAGGTCTTAATGAGGCTTTTGTTATAGACGAAAGAACCAAGCAACTGCTCATTTCAGAAGACCCTAAGAGTGAAGGACTTATCAAGCCATGGCTGCGTGGAAAGGACATAAAAAAATGGAAGGCGGAATGGGCAGGACTGTATGTCATAAATATCCCGAGTAGTGCCAATCATCATTGGCAATGGTCAGATGAAAAAACTGAAGGAAAGGCAAAGAAAATATTTGCCCAGGCTTATCCTGCCATCTATAAACACCTGTCGCAGTGGCAAGACAAACTTATTAAGCGAGACGACCAAGGAAAATTTTGGTGGGAATTAAGGTCATGCGTCTACTATAAAGAATTTCAGCAGACGAAGATTATTTATCCCAATATTACTAAGACAAACATTTTTGCTTTTGACACAACCGGAATTTTGACAAATCAGAAATGCTTCATTATCCCTACTAATGATCTTTACTTATTGGCTGTTCTTAATTCAAAGCTCGCGACCCGATGGTTTTTTTCAACCCTGCCACTTTTAAGAGGGGGGTTCTTTGAACCGAGTGCTATTTTTATGCAACACTTTCCGGTAGCGTTGGCCTCCGATAATCAAAAAAACCTCATTATCGAATGCGTCCAGAAAATTCTTGAGAATCGCGATAGTCCTGACGCTCCCTGTCTCGAAGCGGAAATCAACAGGCTGGTCTATGACCTCTACGGCCTCACGCCGGAGGAGATTGAGATTATAGAGGGGCATTAA
- a CDS encoding type IV toxin-antitoxin system AbiEi family antitoxin: protein MKQFSDKDLLNKAQESIEAILYEIPFIKLKKTKVNVRVDNREIDFMLDALISGKPAKFIIAMKSQGEPRFVRIAIAQLKSDLQSFKDSYGILIAPYLSDISRQICKESGIGCIDLAGNAFLSFKNIFVDRSGRSNPFPVMRISKSVFSPKSSRILRVLLADPSKRWFVEGLSQEAGISIGLTSRVKQALLAEEWIKEENKSFYLVKPEEMLSQWVSNYSYQKNQSFSYYSRLSENQLEAAIKKECEQRKYRYGLALFSGAKKVAPFVRFMRLFCYIDGNIEDIEKTLQLKKVQTGTNITLLQPYDQGIFYRLQNIQGVSVVSDIQLYLDLKSYKGRGEEAAQAIFEQRIKPIW, encoded by the coding sequence GTGAAACAATTCTCGGATAAGGATCTACTCAACAAAGCTCAAGAAAGCATAGAGGCTATTCTTTACGAAATTCCTTTCATTAAGTTAAAGAAAACAAAAGTTAATGTCAGAGTAGATAATAGAGAAATCGATTTCATGCTGGACGCGCTTATTTCAGGTAAGCCGGCAAAATTTATTATAGCAATGAAATCGCAAGGCGAGCCTCGTTTTGTGAGGATAGCAATTGCTCAGCTTAAAAGTGATCTCCAAAGTTTTAAGGATTCATATGGAATACTGATTGCTCCCTATCTCAGCGACATAAGCAGACAGATATGCAAAGAGTCAGGGATAGGATGTATTGATCTCGCAGGGAATGCTTTCTTGTCGTTTAAGAACATCTTTGTTGATAGAAGCGGCAGATCGAATCCCTTTCCTGTGATGCGCATTTCGAAGTCCGTATTCTCACCAAAATCAAGCAGAATTTTAAGGGTGCTCCTGGCAGATCCCTCAAAGAGATGGTTCGTCGAGGGCTTGTCTCAGGAAGCTGGCATCAGCATAGGGTTGACCTCGCGGGTAAAGCAAGCTCTTCTGGCTGAAGAATGGATCAAAGAAGAAAATAAAAGCTTCTACCTTGTGAAGCCAGAAGAAATGCTAAGCCAATGGGTTAGCAATTATTCCTATCAGAAGAACCAGAGTTTTTCTTATTATTCCAGGCTTTCCGAAAATCAGCTTGAGGCTGCGATTAAAAAAGAATGTGAACAAAGGAAGTATCGCTACGGCCTTGCTCTGTTTTCCGGCGCAAAAAAGGTTGCGCCTTTTGTAAGGTTTATGAGATTGTTTTGCTATATTGACGGAAATATCGAGGATATCGAAAAAACCTTGCAACTAAAGAAAGTGCAAACCGGTACCAACATAACCCTGCTTCAGCCGTATGACCAAGGCATCTTCTATAGACTTCAAAACATACAAGGCGTTAGTGTTGTCTCAGATATTCAACTTTATCTTGATCTGAAGAGTTATAAAGGAAGAGGCGAGGAAGCGGCACAGGCAATATTCGAACAGAGGATCAAGCCCATATGGTAG
- a CDS encoding helicase-related protein yields MHDDLTFFTNEPGATILDRFRKTLKDVQFFDVLVGYFRTSGFFHLYKSFETIEKIRILVGINIDKTAFEIIESSKSKGKLDFESHKRTKEVFSEDLATEMEHSEDTYDTEIGVRKFIEFLQSEKLEIKAYPSSKIHAKVYISRFSEEDRDYGRVITGSSNFSESGLIENLEFNVELKNSADVKYALDKFEALWKDAVDISREYVETINARTWLNDYITPYELYLKFLYEYLKEDINIDEDFESYLPEGFLDMKYQKQAVVSAKKILDAYNGVFLSDVVGLGKTYISALLAQQLPGKILVICPPVLEDYWHDTFFEFGIRGYKVESLGKLDQIIKSGAERFDYIFIDEAHRFRNEVTLGYEKLHQICFGKKVILVSATPLNNTIDDIYSQLKLFQVPKKSTIPGVQNLEKFFGSLKKRINRYQKNQPEYIETIKLVSKEVRDKILKFVMVRRTRTEVMKYFSEDMEKQGVSFPELDDPKRIIYTFDEKTGNVFSRTITLLKDFSYSRYTPLLYLKTPVSEFELQSQRNIGGFMKGILVKRLESSFHAFKKTLVRFVDSYRKFIDMYQQGTVYISKKVNVYDFLDSDNEEELLKLVDLDRVQKYESPEFTVEFLRNLQRDLTLLENIQKLWSDIDSDPKLEKFINELKENLIIKENKLVVFTESKETGEYLFKKLNKHLPLRVLFYSSVGGLYGDDEKSIPIARDLIKENFAPKNKPQKDDINILITTDILAEGINLHRSNTVINYDLPWNPTRILQRVGRVNRVGTKHKVINIFNFFPTAQSDMHLGLEANIKAKIQAFHDTLGEDAKYLTEEEEISTHELFGDFIYRRLSDKKTFQGEDEEERSELEYLHLLRNIRDKNTSLFERIKRLPKKARTCREIERKKEDNLVTFFRKGKLKKFFLADSSAARELTFFEAVDLFKCDPATSKTTIPKTFYSFLDLNKAAFDQATSDETAEKGHPASSSNESYIIKRLKVKDLQKFSGFTEEDEDFLRSVLKAFENGIIPKNTSKRLKNELEKEIVPLKVLAILKKNLPTTILSVSPPAQQIGHDRREVILSEYLKTTGS; encoded by the coding sequence TTGCATGATGATTTGACCTTCTTTACTAACGAACCGGGCGCTACTATCCTTGACAGATTCAGGAAAACCCTGAAGGATGTCCAGTTTTTTGATGTTCTTGTCGGATATTTCCGGACAAGCGGTTTTTTCCACCTCTACAAATCCTTTGAAACGATAGAAAAGATAAGAATCCTTGTCGGTATCAATATTGATAAAACCGCTTTTGAAATCATTGAGTCCTCAAAATCTAAAGGGAAACTTGATTTCGAATCTCACAAACGGACAAAGGAAGTATTCTCCGAAGATCTTGCCACTGAAATGGAACATTCTGAGGATACGTATGATACTGAGATAGGTGTAAGAAAGTTCATCGAATTTTTGCAGTCGGAAAAACTCGAAATCAAAGCCTATCCAAGCTCAAAAATCCATGCAAAGGTCTATATAAGCAGGTTCTCTGAAGAGGACCGTGACTATGGAAGAGTGATTACCGGTTCCAGTAATTTTTCAGAATCCGGTCTGATTGAAAACCTCGAATTTAATGTTGAGCTAAAAAATAGCGCTGACGTTAAGTATGCCCTCGACAAGTTTGAAGCTTTGTGGAAAGATGCTGTTGATATCTCCAGGGAATATGTGGAGACGATAAATGCAAGAACCTGGCTGAATGATTATATCACCCCCTATGAACTTTATCTGAAGTTCCTTTATGAATATCTCAAGGAAGATATCAATATAGATGAGGATTTTGAAAGCTATCTTCCCGAAGGTTTTCTCGATATGAAATACCAGAAGCAGGCTGTAGTTTCAGCAAAAAAGATACTGGATGCCTATAACGGAGTATTTCTCTCCGATGTCGTCGGCTTGGGCAAGACGTATATTTCCGCACTTCTCGCTCAGCAGCTTCCCGGAAAAATCCTCGTCATATGTCCTCCGGTTCTTGAGGATTATTGGCATGATACTTTTTTTGAATTCGGGATAAGAGGCTACAAGGTTGAATCTCTGGGCAAGCTCGACCAAATCATAAAGAGCGGAGCAGAACGCTTTGATTATATATTTATCGATGAAGCTCATCGGTTCAGAAATGAGGTGACCCTTGGATACGAGAAACTCCATCAGATTTGTTTTGGCAAGAAGGTCATCCTCGTTTCGGCAACACCATTAAATAATACTATTGACGACATTTACAGCCAGCTGAAGCTGTTTCAGGTGCCTAAGAAAAGCACTATCCCGGGCGTCCAGAACCTGGAGAAATTCTTTGGGTCATTAAAGAAGAGAATAAACAGATATCAGAAGAATCAGCCCGAATATATCGAAACAATAAAGCTTGTCTCAAAGGAAGTGAGAGACAAAATTCTTAAATTCGTTATGGTCCGCAGGACACGCACTGAAGTCATGAAATACTTCAGTGAAGATATGGAGAAACAGGGTGTCTCTTTCCCTGAACTGGATGATCCAAAACGCATTATTTATACCTTTGACGAGAAGACCGGCAATGTTTTCAGCAGGACTATAACCCTTTTGAAGGATTTTTCTTACTCCAGATATACACCGTTGCTCTATTTGAAGACGCCGGTTTCTGAGTTTGAACTCCAGTCCCAACGGAATATCGGAGGATTCATGAAGGGCATCCTCGTAAAACGATTGGAGAGTAGTTTCCATGCCTTTAAGAAAACATTGGTACGCTTTGTCGATTCTTACCGGAAATTTATCGATATGTATCAGCAGGGAACCGTTTACATCAGCAAGAAGGTGAATGTTTATGATTTCCTTGACTCGGATAATGAAGAAGAACTGTTGAAGCTTGTGGATCTGGACAGGGTGCAGAAATACGAATCCCCGGAGTTCACCGTAGAATTCCTTCGCAATCTCCAGAGAGACCTCACTTTACTTGAAAACATTCAAAAACTGTGGAGCGATATAGACTCAGATCCGAAGCTCGAAAAATTCATCAACGAACTGAAAGAGAATCTCATTATAAAAGAGAACAAGCTTGTTGTATTCACGGAGTCAAAAGAGACTGGTGAATACCTTTTTAAAAAATTAAATAAACATCTGCCTTTAAGAGTTCTTTTCTACTCCAGTGTGGGCGGGCTTTATGGAGATGACGAAAAGAGTATACCGATTGCCCGTGACCTGATTAAAGAAAACTTCGCCCCCAAGAACAAACCGCAGAAAGATGATATCAATATACTGATTACGACAGATATCCTTGCTGAAGGAATTAATCTGCACCGATCAAATACGGTGATTAACTACGATCTCCCGTGGAATCCCACTCGTATATTGCAGCGGGTAGGCAGGGTAAACCGTGTCGGTACAAAGCACAAGGTGATAAATATCTTTAACTTTTTCCCGACTGCACAGTCAGACATGCACCTTGGGCTGGAAGCAAACATAAAAGCTAAGATACAGGCATTCCACGACACTCTCGGGGAAGATGCAAAGTATCTTACCGAAGAGGAAGAAATCTCCACCCATGAGCTGTTTGGCGACTTCATCTACAGGCGTTTGAGTGACAAGAAAACGTTCCAGGGTGAAGATGAGGAGGAGCGATCCGAGCTCGAGTACCTTCATCTGCTCCGTAATATCCGTGATAAGAACACTTCCCTGTTCGAAAGAATTAAACGTCTTCCGAAGAAGGCCCGAACATGCCGGGAGATTGAGAGAAAGAAAGAAGATAATCTGGTTACTTTTTTCAGGAAGGGGAAACTGAAAAAGTTCTTCCTTGCAGATTCTTCTGCTGCACGCGAATTAACCTTTTTTGAGGCGGTTGATCTTTTCAAGTGTGACCCTGCAACTTCAAAAACTACTATTCCTAAAACCTTTTATTCATTCCTTGACCTTAACAAGGCTGCATTTGATCAGGCAACGTCCGATGAGACTGCTGAAAAGGGTCATCCAGCGAGTAGTTCAAACGAAAGTTATATCATAAAGCGACTTAAAGTGAAAGATTTGCAGAAGTTTTCTGGTTTTACTGAAGAAGATGAAGATTTTCTGAGGTCAGTTTTGAAAGCCTTTGAAAATGGAATAATCCCTAAAAATACCAGCAAACGTCTCAAAAATGAACTCGAAAAAGAAATTGTCCCTCTCAAAGTGCTTGCCATATTGAAAAAGAATCTCCCCACGACCATTTTGTCTGTGTCACCGCCCGCCCAGCAAATCGGGCATGACAGAAGAGAAGTGATATTGTCCGAGTATTTGAAGACTACCGGGTCATGA
- a CDS encoding nucleotidyltransferase domain-containing protein, whose protein sequence is MSIEGKTAESLAAKGIFSESEKDALIKLMSDMRVSWPNAKFKLFGSKAKGLADEESDLDLLVLLPCDVSKDIRRQIIHKVFDINLAFGTNISALIMSEKEWESDIFSLLPIHSFIEEEGVPL, encoded by the coding sequence ATGTCGATAGAGGGAAAAACGGCGGAATCCCTGGCTGCAAAAGGAATTTTTTCAGAATCCGAAAAGGACGCCTTGATTAAACTCATGTCGGATATGAGGGTGTCCTGGCCGAATGCGAAGTTCAAGCTCTTTGGCTCTAAGGCAAAAGGTCTTGCGGACGAGGAATCCGATCTCGATCTTCTGGTCTTACTGCCCTGTGATGTTTCTAAAGATATAAGACGACAGATCATTCATAAGGTTTTTGACATTAACCTTGCATTTGGAACTAACATAAGCGCTCTCATAATGTCGGAAAAAGAATGGGAGAGCGATATATTTTCTCTCCTGCCAATCCATAGCTTTATTGAGGAGGAAGGAGTTCCGCTATGA
- a CDS encoding HEPN domain-containing protein: MNEEKNLKVVVQYWMEKAEDSLGAAEDELKAGRFSFSVNRIYYAFFYAVSAILLQHKLRFSKHSGVRSAFHQYLVKPGQVSREHGQLYDELFEARQRGDYIELVRFEKQQVEDWLQKGKEFVREVKSLINV; this comes from the coding sequence ATGAATGAGGAAAAGAATTTAAAGGTAGTGGTTCAATACTGGATGGAAAAGGCTGAAGATTCTCTCGGGGCTGCTGAGGATGAATTAAAGGCAGGCCGTTTTTCATTTTCTGTAAATCGGATTTATTATGCATTTTTCTACGCAGTCAGCGCTATCTTACTCCAGCATAAGCTCAGATTCAGCAAGCACTCCGGGGTGAGGTCCGCTTTTCACCAATATCTTGTTAAACCAGGACAAGTGAGCCGTGAGCATGGACAACTTTACGATGAGTTGTTTGAAGCCCGCCAGAGAGGTGACTATATTGAACTTGTTCGTTTTGAAAAACAACAAGTGGAAGACTGGCTTCAAAAGGGAAAAGAATTCGTTAGGGAAGTTAAATCTTTAATCAATGTATAA